The following coding sequences lie in one Nitratireductor mangrovi genomic window:
- a CDS encoding acetate--CoA ligase family protein, protein MSARRDLSRLLRPRSIAVVGGGFFGTNVVRQCVKMDFAGDIWPVHPTRDAVEGLPAFRSIAELPEAPDAVFVGVNRHLTVDIVRDLRLRGAGGAVCFASGFLEAGQDDADGARLQQALLEAAGDMPVIGPNCYGLINYCDGALLWPDQHGGVRLAEGERGAAIVTQSSNIAINLTMQRRGLPLAYVMTAGNQAQTGLSEIALGLIEDERVSVLGLHIEGFDSVAGFERLAARARELRKPVVAMKVGRSEQARAGTVSHTASLAGSDAASNAFLRRLGIARVDAIPSFLETLKLLHAVGPLGGSRLSSMSCSGGEAALMADSADGRRVHFPRLMDEHRARVKATLGPLVAVANPLDYHTFIWNDEPAMMATFSAMVSGGFDLNLLVLDFPRHDRCSDADWRPTVDAFAAALEANGARGAVVASMPENLPEDYCAQLLARGIAPLCGITEALDAAEAAVKLAEAWNAAAASPLRGGWSAEGRPGGDPSPGTPSFQYASSPSPATPPGPSGLPPVKGEGTHPDEAAAKALLAAHGLPVPDGKVAVTAEEATFAATEIGFPVALKALGIAHKSEAGAVRLGLADGAAVYAAAGELLQLSNRIYVEAMIEGAVAELIVGVTRDPAFGPVMTVGSGGVLVELLQDTATLLLPATRDEVDRALRSLKLFPLLDGFRGRPRADLSAAIVAILGIGDFAIAHADSLDELDINPLIVCERGAWVADALIVFGPLASLREGETDLPVGAIVPGGKRATAERMPPTLTPTGVAGRPSPHGRG, encoded by the coding sequence ATGAGCGCGCGCCGCGACCTCTCGCGCCTGCTGCGGCCACGCTCGATCGCCGTGGTTGGCGGCGGTTTCTTCGGCACCAATGTCGTGCGCCAGTGCGTCAAGATGGATTTCGCCGGCGACATCTGGCCGGTGCATCCGACGCGGGATGCCGTGGAGGGCTTGCCTGCCTTTCGCTCGATTGCCGAACTGCCCGAGGCGCCCGACGCGGTCTTCGTCGGCGTCAACCGGCACCTCACGGTCGATATCGTGCGTGACTTGCGGCTGCGCGGCGCCGGCGGCGCGGTATGTTTCGCCTCCGGTTTCCTCGAGGCGGGCCAGGACGATGCCGACGGCGCGCGGCTTCAGCAAGCGCTGCTGGAGGCGGCCGGCGACATGCCGGTCATCGGACCCAATTGTTACGGGCTGATCAACTATTGCGACGGCGCATTGCTGTGGCCGGACCAGCATGGCGGTGTGCGGCTGGCCGAGGGCGAACGCGGCGCGGCGATCGTCACCCAGTCATCGAACATCGCCATCAATCTGACCATGCAGCGGCGCGGCCTGCCGCTCGCCTATGTCATGACGGCGGGCAACCAGGCCCAGACCGGGCTGTCGGAGATCGCGCTCGGGCTGATCGAGGACGAGCGGGTGTCCGTGCTCGGCCTGCATATCGAAGGTTTCGATTCCGTCGCCGGCTTCGAGCGCCTTGCCGCACGCGCCCGCGAACTGAGGAAGCCGGTGGTCGCCATGAAGGTCGGCCGGTCGGAGCAGGCCCGTGCCGGAACCGTGTCGCATACCGCCTCGCTTGCCGGTTCCGACGCCGCGTCCAACGCTTTTCTTCGCCGGCTCGGCATCGCCCGCGTCGATGCGATCCCGTCCTTCCTTGAAACGCTGAAGCTGCTGCATGCGGTCGGCCCGCTCGGCGGCTCGCGGCTGTCGTCGATGAGCTGTTCCGGTGGCGAGGCGGCGCTGATGGCGGACAGTGCGGATGGTCGCCGCGTGCACTTTCCGAGGCTGATGGACGAGCACCGCGCGCGTGTGAAGGCGACGCTGGGGCCGCTGGTCGCGGTCGCCAACCCGCTCGACTACCACACCTTCATCTGGAACGACGAGCCGGCGATGATGGCGACGTTTTCGGCCATGGTTTCCGGCGGCTTCGACCTCAATCTGCTGGTGCTCGACTTCCCGCGCCACGATCGCTGCTCGGATGCAGACTGGCGGCCGACCGTGGACGCGTTCGCGGCCGCTCTTGAGGCCAACGGTGCGAGGGGCGCCGTCGTCGCCTCGATGCCGGAGAACCTGCCGGAGGATTATTGCGCCCAGCTCCTGGCGCGCGGCATCGCCCCGCTTTGCGGCATCACCGAAGCGCTCGATGCGGCTGAGGCGGCGGTGAAGCTGGCGGAGGCATGGAACGCGGCGGCTGCCTCCCCCTTGAGGGGAGGGTGGTCGGCAGAAGGCCGGCCGGGTGGGGACCCCTCCCCTGGCACGCCCTCTTTTCAATATGCCTCGAGCCCGTCGCCGGCGACCCCGCCCGGCCCTTCGGGCCTCCCTCCCGTCAAGGGGGAGGGAACGCACCCCGACGAGGCCGCGGCCAAGGCACTGCTTGCCGCCCACGGCCTGCCGGTGCCGGACGGCAAGGTTGCCGTGACCGCTGAGGAGGCGACCTTTGCCGCCACGGAAATCGGCTTTCCGGTCGCCCTCAAGGCGCTGGGCATCGCCCACAAATCCGAGGCGGGTGCGGTGCGCCTCGGCCTTGCCGACGGTGCGGCGGTCTACGCGGCGGCCGGCGAATTGCTCCAGCTCTCGAACCGCATCTATGTCGAAGCGATGATCGAGGGCGCCGTTGCCGAACTGATCGTCGGCGTCACCCGCGATCCCGCTTTCGGGCCGGTCATGACCGTCGGCTCCGGAGGCGTCCTGGTCGAATTGTTGCAGGACACCGCGACGCTGCTCCTGCCTGCCACGCGCGACGAGGTCGATCGCGCCTTGCGGTCGCTGAAACTCTTCCCGTTGCTCGACGGGTTTCGCGGCCGGCCCCGCGCCGACCTTTCCGCGGCGATCGTTGCCATTCTCGGCATTGGCGATTTCGCCATCGCCCACGCCGATAGCCTCGATGAACTCGACATCAACCCGCTGATCGTCTGCGAGCGCGGCGCATGGGTCGCCGACGCGCTGATCGTGTTTGGGCCACTCGCCTCGCTGCGGGAAGGCGAAACCGATCTGCCGGTCGGCGCCATCGTTCCCGGCGGCAAGCGCGCAACGGCCGAGCGTATGCCCCCAACCCTCACCCCGACCGGTGTTGCCGGTCGACCTTCCCCTCACGGGCGGGGATAG
- a CDS encoding DUF2161 domain-containing phosphodiesterase, protein MPRQAIRETDLYQPVKRLLEGQGYAVKGEIGAADMVAVRGDEDPVIVELKTAFSLSLFHQAIDRQAFSDTVYVAVPRGKGRAFLKALVANTRLCRRLGLGLITVRLDDGFVEIHCDPAPYKPRQSKPKRARLLREYHRRVGDPNSGGATRRQHLVTAYRQDALRCLVLLDENGPTKAAEVARLTGVAQARRLMADDHYGWFERVATGIYGPSPRGVEAVAAYAAEIERIRAASTAGDTADGENAHP, encoded by the coding sequence ATGCCTAGGCAAGCCATCAGGGAGACGGATCTTTATCAGCCCGTGAAGCGGTTGCTCGAAGGGCAGGGCTATGCGGTCAAGGGCGAGATCGGGGCGGCCGACATGGTTGCGGTGCGCGGCGACGAGGACCCGGTGATCGTCGAACTGAAAACTGCGTTCTCGCTGTCGCTGTTCCACCAGGCCATCGACCGGCAGGCCTTTTCCGACACGGTCTACGTCGCGGTGCCGCGTGGCAAGGGTCGCGCCTTCCTGAAGGCGCTTGTCGCCAACACCAGGCTTTGCCGCCGGCTCGGGCTGGGTCTGATCACGGTCCGCCTCGACGACGGTTTCGTCGAAATCCACTGCGACCCGGCACCCTACAAGCCGCGGCAATCGAAGCCGAAACGCGCCCGGCTGCTGCGCGAATATCACCGCCGCGTCGGCGACCCCAACAGCGGCGGCGCGACCCGCCGCCAGCATCTCGTCACCGCCTACCGCCAGGATGCGTTGCGTTGTCTGGTCTTGCTCGACGAGAACGGCCCGACCAAGGCGGCGGAGGTCGCAAGGCTGACCGGCGTGGCGCAGGCGCGCCGGCTGATGGCGGACGACCACTATGGCTGGTTCGAGCGCGTGGCGACCGGCATCTACGGGCCGAGCCCGAGGGGCGTCGAGGCGGTCGCCGCCTACGCCGCCGAGATCGAGCGCATTCGCGCCGCTTCGACCGCCGGCGACACGGCGGACGGGGAGAATGCGCACCCATGA
- a CDS encoding acyl-CoA dehydrogenase family protein, whose product MNFGLTEEQKLIVETTRAFVENELYPHEQVVERSGRLELDLIRELQQKAIAAGLYAANMPEDVGGAGLDTLTWLLYEKELGRANYALHWTCVARPSNILLAGTDEQKEKYLYPCIRGETWDCLAMTEPGAGSDLRGMKATARQDGDDWVLNGTKHFISHADIAGFAIVFMATGEEETSRGRRKKITAFFVDKGTPGFTVRDGYRNVSHRGYTNAVLEFDDCRLPKEQVLGEVHRGFEVANSWLGATRLQVAATCLGRAERALGHAIDYAASREQFGQQIGKFQGVSFKLADMATELKAAELMVMEAGWKYDEGTVTDHDMAMAKLKASEMLAFVADEAIQIHGGMGLMDDLPLERIWRDARVERIWEGTSEIQRHIISRALLRAVGG is encoded by the coding sequence ATGAATTTCGGCCTCACCGAAGAGCAGAAGCTGATCGTCGAGACGACGCGCGCCTTCGTCGAGAACGAGCTTTATCCGCACGAGCAGGTGGTCGAGCGTTCCGGCCGGCTGGAGCTGGACCTGATCCGCGAGTTGCAGCAAAAGGCGATCGCCGCAGGGCTCTACGCCGCGAACATGCCCGAGGATGTCGGCGGCGCCGGGCTCGATACGCTGACCTGGCTGCTCTACGAGAAGGAACTCGGCCGCGCCAACTACGCGCTGCACTGGACCTGCGTGGCGCGGCCTTCGAACATCCTGCTCGCCGGCACCGATGAGCAGAAAGAGAAATATCTCTACCCCTGCATCCGCGGCGAGACCTGGGATTGCCTGGCGATGACCGAGCCCGGCGCCGGCTCCGATCTGCGCGGCATGAAGGCCACCGCCCGGCAGGATGGCGACGACTGGGTGCTGAACGGCACCAAGCATTTCATCAGCCATGCCGACATTGCCGGCTTTGCCATCGTGTTCATGGCGACCGGCGAGGAGGAAACCTCCAGGGGCAGGCGCAAGAAGATCACCGCCTTCTTCGTCGACAAGGGTACGCCCGGCTTCACCGTGCGCGACGGCTACCGCAACGTCTCGCATCGCGGCTACACCAATGCGGTGCTGGAGTTCGACGATTGCCGGCTGCCGAAGGAACAGGTGCTGGGCGAGGTGCATCGCGGCTTCGAGGTCGCCAATTCTTGGCTCGGCGCGACCCGCCTGCAGGTGGCGGCGACCTGCCTCGGCCGCGCCGAGCGGGCGCTCGGCCATGCGATCGACTATGCGGCCAGCCGCGAGCAGTTCGGCCAGCAGATCGGAAAGTTCCAGGGCGTTTCGTTCAAGCTCGCCGACATGGCGACGGAGTTGAAGGCGGCGGAACTGATGGTCATGGAAGCCGGCTGGAAATATGACGAGGGCACCGTCACCGACCACGACATGGCGATGGCCAAGCTCAAGGCGAGCGAGATGTTGGCATTCGTCGCCGACGAGGCGATCCAGATCCATGGCGGCATGGGGCTGATGGACGACCTGCCCTTGGAGCGCATCTGGCGCGACGCCCGCGTCGAGCGCATCTGGGAAGGCACCAGCGAGATCCAGCGCCACATCATCTCGCGGGCGCTTCTGCGCGCGGTGGGCGGCTAG
- a CDS encoding carnitine 3-dehydrogenase, giving the protein MTITRAACVGGGVIGAGWVARLALNGIDVSIFDPDPEAKRKVGEVMKGARRAYRRMATNGLPREGRITYAKSIAEAVEGADLIQESVPERLDLKHKVLAEIDAHAQRDAIIGSSTSGIKPTDMQSAMKRPQRLVVAHPFNPVYLLPLVEIVGGEKTKKKHVERARELYASIGMKPVVIRKEIEAFVGDRLLEAMWREALWLIKDGICTVEELDDIMRYSFGLRWAQMGMFQVYRIAGGEAGMRHFMAQFGPCLSWPWTKLMDVPEFNDELVDLIATQSDAQSGQWSIRELEKIRDDNLVAMMEALARGDGGKGWGAGELHKDYVKQLGKAAKGSKAARKRKAESPANTLEPKSGKG; this is encoded by the coding sequence ATGACCATCACCAGGGCAGCCTGCGTCGGCGGCGGCGTGATCGGCGCCGGCTGGGTGGCGCGGCTGGCGCTCAACGGCATCGACGTTTCGATTTTCGACCCCGATCCGGAGGCAAAACGCAAGGTCGGCGAGGTGATGAAGGGCGCGCGCCGCGCTTACAGGCGCATGGCCACGAACGGCCTGCCCAGGGAAGGCAGGATCACCTATGCAAAATCCATTGCAGAGGCGGTCGAAGGAGCAGACCTGATCCAGGAGAGCGTGCCGGAGCGGCTCGACCTGAAGCACAAGGTGCTGGCCGAGATCGACGCCCATGCGCAGAGGGACGCCATCATCGGCTCCTCGACCTCCGGCATCAAGCCGACCGACATGCAAAGCGCCATGAAGCGGCCGCAGCGGCTGGTCGTCGCGCATCCGTTCAATCCGGTCTACCTGTTGCCGCTGGTCGAGATCGTCGGCGGCGAGAAGACAAAGAAAAAACATGTCGAGCGGGCGCGCGAACTCTACGCCTCGATCGGCATGAAACCGGTCGTGATCCGCAAGGAGATCGAGGCCTTCGTCGGCGACCGGCTGCTCGAGGCGATGTGGCGCGAGGCGCTGTGGCTGATCAAGGACGGCATCTGCACGGTCGAGGAACTCGACGACATCATGCGTTATTCCTTCGGCTTGCGCTGGGCGCAGATGGGCATGTTCCAGGTCTACCGCATCGCCGGCGGCGAGGCCGGCATGCGCCACTTCATGGCCCAGTTCGGACCGTGCCTGTCATGGCCGTGGACCAAGCTGATGGATGTGCCGGAATTCAACGACGAACTGGTCGACCTGATCGCGACCCAGTCGGACGCGCAGTCGGGCCAGTGGTCGATCCGCGAATTGGAAAAGATCCGCGACGACAATCTGGTCGCGATGATGGAGGCGCTGGCCAGGGGCGACGGCGGCAAGGGCTGGGGCGCCGGAGAGTTGCACAAGGATTACGTGAAGCAGTTGGGCAAGGCGGCGAAGGGTTCGAAGGCGGCGCGGAAGAGGAAGGCGGAAAGCCCGGCCAACACTCTCGAGCCGAAGAGCGGGAAGGGGTGA
- a CDS encoding 3-keto-5-aminohexanoate cleavage protein, giving the protein MPLAMNREVFITCAVTGSGGTQDRSPHVPRSPKAIADAAIEAAKAGAAIVHCHVRDPETGAPRRDIALYREVTERIRDAEVDVVLNLTAGMGGDMVFGSAEKPLPLNDKGTDMAGAAERVEHVRQCLPEICTLDCGTMNFAEADYVMTNTPGMLRAMGGMMTEMGVRPEIEAFDTGHLWFAKELVKEGVLQAKPEVGGALVQLCMGVPWGAPDDLNTFMAMVNNVPDDWTFSAFALGRNQMAYVAATVLAGGNVRVGLEDNLWLGKGELATNAQLVERAVTIVQNMGARVIGPEEVRKKLGLVKRAPVAAP; this is encoded by the coding sequence ATGCCGCTTGCCATGAACCGCGAGGTCTTCATCACCTGCGCCGTCACCGGCTCGGGCGGCACCCAGGACCGCTCTCCCCATGTGCCCCGTTCGCCGAAGGCGATCGCCGATGCGGCCATCGAAGCGGCGAAGGCGGGCGCTGCGATCGTCCATTGCCATGTCCGCGACCCCGAGACCGGCGCCCCGCGCCGCGACATCGCGCTCTACCGTGAGGTGACCGAGCGCATCCGCGATGCCGAGGTCGACGTGGTGCTGAACCTCACCGCCGGCATGGGCGGCGACATGGTGTTCGGTTCGGCCGAAAAGCCGCTGCCGCTCAACGACAAGGGCACCGACATGGCGGGTGCCGCCGAACGCGTCGAGCATGTGCGCCAGTGCCTGCCGGAAATCTGCACCCTCGATTGCGGCACAATGAACTTCGCCGAGGCCGACTACGTCATGACCAACACGCCCGGCATGCTGCGCGCCATGGGCGGCATGATGACGGAGATGGGCGTGAGGCCGGAGATCGAGGCTTTCGACACCGGCCATCTCTGGTTCGCGAAGGAACTGGTGAAGGAAGGTGTCCTGCAGGCGAAGCCCGAAGTGGGCGGCGCGCTGGTGCAGCTCTGCATGGGAGTGCCCTGGGGCGCGCCCGACGATCTGAACACCTTCATGGCGATGGTCAACAACGTGCCGGACGACTGGACTTTCTCGGCCTTCGCGCTCGGCCGCAACCAGATGGCCTATGTCGCGGCCACGGTGCTCGCCGGCGGCAATGTGCGGGTCGGGCTGGAGGACAATCTGTGGCTCGGCAAGGGCGAACTCGCCACCAACGCGCAGCTGGTCGAGCGCGCGGTGACGATCGTGCAGAACATGGGCGCGCGCGTGATCGGCCCGGAGGAAGTGCGCAAGAAGCTGGGATTGGTGAAGCGAGCGCCGGTGGCGGCACCGTAG
- a CDS encoding GlxA family transcriptional regulator, with product MMKSESRTIFRPERDLLSVTFLVFSGTSIMCVASAIDPLRAANRIAGHKVFEWTIVSPDGQPAMTTSGLPVAVAGAFDARRPSEVLVAVGGFGTRLQSAPPLVAAFRRASRQARAVGGIEAGTWLLGQAGLLDGRAATTHWEDLEDFAAAFPGCDVRPDRYVIDGPVFTTGGASPTFDLMLHLVRERLGMAVALDVASVFIYDQTRAATDAQPLVSLGRLDGYDPRLAQAIRLMESHVDRPLPVSAIARRCGVTARTLETIFAAAIGETPGAYYLRLRLNAARRLVLDTAEPMADIAARTGFSSAAAFSRAFSRTFGQPPARMRKS from the coding sequence TTGATGAAAAGCGAAAGCCGAACGATCTTCCGGCCCGAGCGGGACCTGCTTTCCGTCACCTTTCTCGTCTTTTCCGGCACGTCCATCATGTGCGTCGCCTCGGCGATCGACCCGCTGCGCGCAGCCAACCGCATCGCCGGCCACAAGGTCTTCGAATGGACCATCGTCTCGCCCGACGGCCAACCGGCGATGACCACGTCCGGCCTGCCGGTCGCGGTGGCCGGCGCGTTCGACGCCCGGCGGCCGAGCGAGGTGCTGGTTGCGGTCGGCGGCTTCGGCACGCGGCTGCAATCGGCGCCGCCGCTTGTCGCGGCCTTCCGCCGCGCCAGCCGGCAGGCCCGCGCCGTCGGCGGCATCGAGGCCGGCACCTGGCTGCTGGGTCAGGCGGGACTGCTCGACGGACGCGCCGCGACCACGCACTGGGAGGATCTGGAGGATTTCGCCGCCGCCTTCCCGGGCTGCGACGTCAGGCCCGACCGCTATGTGATCGACGGCCCGGTGTTCACCACGGGCGGCGCATCGCCGACCTTCGACCTGATGCTGCATCTGGTGCGCGAGCGCCTCGGCATGGCGGTGGCGCTCGATGTCGCCTCGGTGTTCATCTACGACCAGACGCGCGCGGCGACCGACGCCCAGCCGCTGGTGTCGCTGGGCCGGCTCGACGGCTACGATCCGCGATTGGCGCAGGCGATCCGGCTGATGGAGAGCCATGTCGACCGGCCCTTGCCGGTCTCGGCGATCGCCCGCCGCTGCGGCGTTACGGCCAGAACGCTGGAGACGATTTTCGCCGCCGCGATCGGCGAGACGCCCGGCGCCTACTATCTGCGCCTGCGCCTGAATGCGGCGCGCCGCCTGGTGCTCGACACGGCCGAGCCGATGGCCGACATCGCCGCGCGCACCGGTTTTTCAAGCGCCGCTGCCTTCAGCCGCGCTTTCTCCCGAACCTTCGGCCAGCCGCCGGCACGGATGCGGAAGAGCTGA
- a CDS encoding alpha/beta fold hydrolase, which translates to MSLLVEPAARTDSLRLADDRRLAWSEWGPREGLPVLFCTGAGMSGSLGFGAECLEREHVRLIGIDRPGLGASGVDAAKSFESWTRDVGELIGARNLTRPCAVGFSQGGPFALALAAGGLVSAVAIVAGQDDLGCADLQDRLDPIVAAMIAAARADPTAFEQQIAATASAEWLWQMVVSMSAPQDRQVYEDGAFGRLYRTCLAEGFSQGAGGYARDLVNAVNEWPFALEEIAVPVRLWYGRLDASPVHSPDFGVTLARRLPNAKLTVDDDAGGSILWTRSGDILRDLIETVAAPAAPGAADGNAGRRSHVSNAG; encoded by the coding sequence TTGAGCCTGTTGGTCGAACCGGCGGCGCGCACGGACTCCCTGCGGCTTGCCGATGACCGTCGCCTGGCCTGGAGCGAGTGGGGGCCGCGCGAGGGCCTTCCAGTCCTGTTCTGCACCGGCGCCGGCATGAGCGGCTCGCTCGGTTTCGGCGCCGAATGCCTGGAGCGTGAGCATGTCCGTCTGATCGGCATCGACCGGCCGGGGCTCGGCGCATCGGGTGTCGACGCGGCGAAATCGTTCGAGAGCTGGACCCGGGATGTCGGCGAACTGATCGGCGCCAGGAACCTGACGAGACCGTGCGCCGTCGGCTTCTCGCAGGGTGGCCCCTTCGCCCTGGCGCTGGCGGCTGGCGGTCTCGTGAGCGCCGTCGCCATTGTCGCCGGACAGGACGATCTCGGTTGCGCGGACCTGCAAGACCGGCTCGATCCGATTGTGGCCGCCATGATCGCGGCCGCAAGGGCGGATCCGACGGCGTTCGAGCAGCAGATTGCCGCCACGGCGTCCGCGGAATGGCTATGGCAGATGGTCGTTTCGATGAGCGCGCCGCAGGACCGGCAGGTCTATGAGGACGGAGCCTTTGGCCGGCTCTACCGCACCTGCCTGGCGGAAGGTTTTTCGCAGGGCGCGGGCGGCTATGCGCGCGACCTCGTCAATGCCGTGAACGAATGGCCGTTCGCCCTCGAGGAGATCGCGGTGCCGGTCCGCCTTTGGTATGGCCGCCTGGATGCGAGCCCTGTCCATTCGCCGGATTTCGGCGTCACGCTGGCGCGGCGCCTGCCGAATGCTAAGCTGACGGTCGATGACGATGCCGGCGGTTCGATCCTGTGGACCCGGTCCGGCGACATCCTGAGGGATCTCATCGAAACCGTGGCGGCGCCTGCCGCACCGGGAGCGGCCGACGGCAATGCAGGCCGTCGGTCCCATGTCTCGAACGCCGGTTAA
- the pcaF gene encoding 3-oxoadipyl-CoA thiolase, with protein sequence MPEAFICDYVRTPIGRFGGSLSAVRADDLGAVPIRTLMERNAQVDWAAIDDVVYGCANQAGEDNRNVARMALLLAGLPTEVPGSTVNRLCGSGMDAATIAARAIKAGEAEIMIAGGVESMSRAPFVMPKADSAFSRKAEIYDTTIGWRFVNPLMKKQYGIDSMPETGENVAEEFQVSRADQDAFAVRSQSKAVAAQENGRLGKEIVAVTIPQRKGDPVVVDKDEHPRAGTTVETLAKLPTPFKKEGGTVTAGNASGVNDGAAAMIIASEAAARKYGLTPIARMLGGAAAGVPPRIMGIGPAPATRKLCARLGIKPSDFGVIELNEAFASQGIAVLRDLGLPEDAEHVNPNGGAIALGHPLGMSGARITGTAALELHERQAKLALATMCIGVGQGIAIALERV encoded by the coding sequence ATGCCCGAAGCCTTCATCTGCGATTATGTCCGCACGCCCATCGGCCGCTTCGGCGGGTCGCTGTCTGCGGTGCGCGCCGACGATCTCGGCGCCGTGCCGATCCGCACGCTGATGGAGCGCAATGCCCAGGTCGACTGGGCGGCGATCGACGATGTCGTCTATGGCTGTGCCAACCAGGCCGGCGAGGACAACCGCAACGTCGCGCGCATGGCGCTGCTTCTGGCGGGCCTGCCGACCGAGGTGCCGGGCTCGACGGTCAACCGGCTCTGCGGCTCCGGCATGGACGCCGCCACTATCGCCGCGCGCGCCATCAAGGCCGGCGAGGCCGAGATCATGATCGCCGGCGGCGTGGAATCGATGAGCCGTGCGCCGTTCGTCATGCCCAAGGCCGACAGCGCGTTTTCGCGCAAGGCGGAAATCTACGACACCACTATCGGCTGGCGTTTCGTCAACCCGCTGATGAAGAAGCAATACGGCATCGATTCCATGCCCGAGACCGGCGAGAACGTCGCCGAGGAGTTCCAGGTGAGCCGCGCCGACCAGGACGCATTTGCCGTGCGCAGCCAGTCCAAGGCGGTTGCGGCGCAGGAAAACGGCCGGCTGGGCAAGGAAATCGTCGCGGTGACCATCCCGCAGCGCAAGGGCGACCCGGTGGTGGTCGACAAGGACGAACACCCGCGCGCCGGAACCACGGTCGAAACACTCGCCAAGCTGCCAACGCCGTTCAAGAAGGAGGGCGGCACGGTGACGGCCGGCAATGCGTCGGGCGTCAATGACGGCGCCGCGGCGATGATCATCGCCTCCGAGGCTGCGGCCCGTAAGTATGGACTTACGCCGATCGCGCGTATGCTGGGCGGGGCCGCCGCCGGGGTGCCGCCGCGCATCATGGGCATCGGCCCGGCGCCGGCAACCAGGAAGCTCTGCGCGCGCCTCGGCATCAAGCCGTCCGATTTCGGTGTCATCGAGCTCAACGAAGCCTTTGCCTCCCAGGGCATCGCCGTGCTCCGCGATCTCGGCCTGCCCGAGGACGCGGAGCACGTGAACCCGAATGGCGGCGCCATCGCGCTCGGCCATCCGCTCGGCATGTCGGGCGCCCGCATCACCGGCACGGCGGCGCTGGAACTTCACGAGCGTCAGGCGAAGCTGGCGCTGGCGACGATGTGCATTGGCGTTGGCCAGGGCATCGCGATCGCGCTGGAACGGGTGTAG
- a CDS encoding 3-oxoacid CoA-transferase subunit B: MATKLTNAQIAWRAAQDLPDGAYVNLGIGFPEMIAKFKPKGREVTYHTENGILDFGEAPPAGEEDWDLINAGKKAVTLNPGAAFFHHADSFAMVRGGHLDVAVLGAYQVAENGDLANWSTGAGSVPAVGGAMDLVHGARQVWVVTDHVTKKGEPKLLETCTLPLTGVGCITTVYTSLAVIDIVDKRFVLREKLPSISLDELQAVTGARLVTGDTIGELNVPEL, translated from the coding sequence ATGGCAACGAAGCTCACCAACGCACAGATCGCCTGGCGCGCGGCGCAGGACCTGCCCGACGGCGCCTATGTCAATCTCGGAATCGGCTTTCCGGAGATGATTGCCAAATTCAAGCCGAAGGGCCGCGAGGTCACTTACCACACCGAGAATGGCATCCTCGATTTCGGCGAGGCGCCGCCGGCGGGCGAGGAGGACTGGGACCTGATCAATGCCGGCAAGAAGGCGGTGACGCTCAATCCGGGCGCGGCCTTTTTCCACCATGCCGATTCCTTCGCCATGGTGCGCGGCGGCCATCTCGACGTGGCCGTGCTCGGCGCCTACCAGGTGGCCGAGAATGGCGACCTGGCCAACTGGAGCACCGGCGCCGGTTCGGTGCCGGCGGTCGGCGGCGCGATGGACCTGGTTCACGGCGCCAGGCAGGTCTGGGTGGTCACCGACCACGTGACCAAGAAGGGCGAGCCGAAGCTTCTGGAGACCTGCACCCTGCCGCTCACCGGCGTCGGCTGCATCACCACCGTCTATACCAGCCTTGCCGTGATCGACATTGTCGACAAACGCTTCGTCCTGCGCGAAAAGCTGCCGTCGATCAGCCTCGACGAATTGCAGGCCGTCACCGGCGCGCGGCTCGTGACCGGCGACACGATCGGCGAACTCAACGTACCGGAGCTCTGA